The following proteins are co-located in the Theropithecus gelada isolate Dixy chromosome 19, Tgel_1.0, whole genome shotgun sequence genome:
- the LOC112612788 gene encoding galactoside 2-alpha-L-fucosyltransferase 2 — translation MLVTQMPFSFSMAHFILFVFTVSTIFHIQQRLAKFQAMWELSVQIPGPASTSKALQPSQLRGIWTINAIGRLGNQMGEYATLYALAKMNGRPAFIPAKMHSTLAPIFKITLPVLHSTTASRIPWQNYHLNDWMEEKYRHIPGRYVRLTGYPCSWTFYHHLRHEILQEFTLHDHVREEAQKFLRGLQVNGSRPGTFVGVHVRRGDYVHVMPRVWKGVVADRRYLQQALDMFRARYSSPIFVVTSNGMAWCRENIDTSHGDVVFAGDGIEGSPAKDFALLTQCNHTIMTIGTFGIWAAYLAGGDTIYLANYTLPDSPFLKIFKPEAAFLPEWTGIAADLSPLLKH, via the coding sequence ATGCTGGTCACTCAGATGCCTTTCTCCTTTTCCATGGCCCACTTCATCCTCTTTGTCTTTACGGTTTCCACTATATTTCACATTCAGCAGCGGCTAGCGAAGTTTCAAGCCATGTGGGAGTTATCGGTGCAGATACCAGGGCCGGCCTCAACATCAAAGGCACTGCAACCCAGCCAGCTCAGGGGGATATGGACGATCAATGCTATAGGCCGCCTGGGGAACCAGATGGGTGAGTACGCCACGCTGTACGCTCTGGCCAAGATGAACGGGCGGCCCGCCTTCATCCCCGCCAAGATGCACAGCACCCTGGCCCCCATCTTCAAAATCACCCTGCCGGTGTTGCACAGCACCACGGCCAGCAGGATCCCCTGGCAGAACTACCACCTGAACGACTGGATGGAGGAGAAGTACCGCCACATCCCTGGGCGCTATGTCCGCCTCACGGGCTACCCCTGCTCCTGGACCTTCTACCACCACCTCCGCCACGAGATCCTCCAGGAGTTCACCCTGCACGACCACGTGCGCGAGGAGGCCCAGAAGTTCCTGCGGGGCCTGCAGGTGAACGGGAGCCGGCCGGGCACCTTTGTAGGGGTCCATGTTCGCCGAGGAGACTATGTCCACGTCATGCCAAGAGTGTGGAAGGGGGTGGTGGCCGACCGGCGATACCTACAGCAGGCCCTGGACATGTTCCGAGCTCGCTACAgctcccccatctttgtggtcaCCAGTAATGGCATGGCCTGGTGTCGGGAGAACATTGACACCTCCCACGGTGATGTGGTGTTTGCTGGCGATGGCATTGAGGGCTCACCTGCCAAAGATTTTGCACTACTCACACAGTGTAACCACACCATCATGACCATCGGGACATTTGGGATCTGGGCCGCCTACCTTGCGGGCGGAGATACCATCTACCTGGCCAATTACACCCTCCCCGACTCCCCTTTCCTCAAAATCTTTAAACCAGAGGCAGCCTTCCTGCCAGAGTGGACGGGGATCGCTGCAGACCTGTCCCCCTTACTCAAGCACTAA
- the MAMSTR gene encoding MEF2-activating motif and SAP domain-containing transcriptional regulator isoform X2, translated as MPPEPRQGSRADPQAEGSALGPPGPPLWKGTDSQQPHPRMKPCVLTPCPPGVPSPSPPPHKLELQTLKLEELTVSELRQQLRLRGLPVSGTKSMLLERMRGGAPPRERPKPRREDSPAGAPWPRLRPKALAAARRQGSVKPSAASHRPPLPRAVDTPGTAPAPTTTSAPAAAPALNPSSAPGSPALTLEEELQEAIRRAQLLPNRGIDDILEDQVEPDDPLPPIPLDFPGSFDVLSPSPDSEGLSSVFSSSLPSPTNSSSPSPRDPTDSLDWLEALSGGPPLGSGPPPPSIFSADLSDSSSSRLWDLLEDPW; from the exons ATGCCCCCAGAGCCGAGACAGGGATCCAGGGCGGACCCCCAAGCCGAGGGGTCCGCCCTGGGTCCTCCCGGGCCACCTCTGTGGAAAGGGACAGACTCGCAGCAGCCACATCCTAG GATGAAGCCCTGTGTTCTCACTCCCTGCCCACCAGGAGTCCCTAGCCCCTCGCCCCCTCCACACAAGTTGGAACTTCAGACCCTTAAACTGGAGGAGCTGACG GTCTCAGAGCTCCGGCAGCAGCTGCGCCTGCGGGGCCTCCCAGTGTCGGGGACCAAATCCATGCTCCTGGAGCGCATGCGCGGCGGCGCCCCGCCCCGCGAGCGACCGAAGCCGCGGCGCGAGGACAGTCCCGCGGGTGCTCCCTGGCCGCGCCTCAGGCCGAAGGCCCTGGCAGCCGCCCGGCGTCAGGGCTCG GTCAAGCCCAGCGCAGCATCTCACAGGCCACCTCTTCCACGTGCCGTGGATACCCCGGGGACGGCGCCGGCTCCAACTACCACTTCGGCTCCTGCTGCAGCTCCAGCCCTGAACCCTTCCTCAGCGCCGGGCTCACCGGCTCTGACTCTGGAGGAGGAGCTGCAGGAAGCGATCCGGAGGGCGCAG TTGCTTCCGAACCGGGGCATCGATGACATCCTGGAGGATCAGGTGGAGCCTGATG ACCCCCTGCCCCCCATTCCCCTGGACTTTCCTGGCTCCTTCGACGTGCTGTCCCCTTCCCCGGACTCTGAAGGCCTCTCgtctgttttctcctcttcacTCCCATCTCCCACGaactcctcctccccttctcccaggGACCCCACGGACTCCCTGGACTGGCTGGAGGCCCTGAGCGGGGGTCCTCCTCTGGGTTCtggtcccccaccccccagcatCTTCTCTGCTGACTTATCTGACTCCAGCAGCAGTCGGCTGTGGGACCTGCTGGAGGATCCGTGGTGA
- the MAMSTR gene encoding MEF2-activating motif and SAP domain-containing transcriptional regulator isoform X1, producing MTLAASSQRSQIIRSKFRSVLQLRIHRRNQEQISDPDPWISASGPPLAPALPSGTAPFLFSPGVLLPEPEYCPPWRSPKKESPKISQRWRESKPRGNLTYHQYMPPEPRQGSRADPQAEGSALGPPGPPLWKGTDSQQPHPRMKPCVLTPCPPGVPSPSPPPHKLELQTLKLEELTVSELRQQLRLRGLPVSGTKSMLLERMRGGAPPRERPKPRREDSPAGAPWPRLRPKALAAARRQGSVKPSAASHRPPLPRAVDTPGTAPAPTTTSAPAAAPALNPSSAPGSPALTLEEELQEAIRRAQLLPNRGIDDILEDQVEPDDPLPPIPLDFPGSFDVLSPSPDSEGLSSVFSSSLPSPTNSSSPSPRDPTDSLDWLEALSGGPPLGSGPPPPSIFSADLSDSSSSRLWDLLEDPW from the exons ATGACCCTGGCGGCTTCCTCCCAGCGTTCCCAAATCATTCGCTCCAAGTTCCGATCTG TCCTCCAGCTTCGGATCCACAGACGGAATCAGGAGCAGA TCTCGGATCCAGACCCGTGGATCTCAGCCTCGGGCCCTCCTCTGGCCCCGGCCTTGCCCTCGGGCACGGCCCCTTTCCTCTTCAGCCCTGGGGTCCTGCTCCCCGAGCCAGAATATTGTCCTCCTTGGAGGTCCCCAAAGAAG GAGTCTCCCAAGATCTCCCAACGCTGGAGGGAGTCCAAGCCCAGGGGGAACTTGACATACCACCAGTACATGCCCCCAGAGCCGAGACAGGGATCCAGGGCGGACCCCCAAGCCGAGGGGTCCGCCCTGGGTCCTCCCGGGCCACCTCTGTGGAAAGGGACAGACTCGCAGCAGCCACATCCTAG GATGAAGCCCTGTGTTCTCACTCCCTGCCCACCAGGAGTCCCTAGCCCCTCGCCCCCTCCACACAAGTTGGAACTTCAGACCCTTAAACTGGAGGAGCTGACG GTCTCAGAGCTCCGGCAGCAGCTGCGCCTGCGGGGCCTCCCAGTGTCGGGGACCAAATCCATGCTCCTGGAGCGCATGCGCGGCGGCGCCCCGCCCCGCGAGCGACCGAAGCCGCGGCGCGAGGACAGTCCCGCGGGTGCTCCCTGGCCGCGCCTCAGGCCGAAGGCCCTGGCAGCCGCCCGGCGTCAGGGCTCG GTCAAGCCCAGCGCAGCATCTCACAGGCCACCTCTTCCACGTGCCGTGGATACCCCGGGGACGGCGCCGGCTCCAACTACCACTTCGGCTCCTGCTGCAGCTCCAGCCCTGAACCCTTCCTCAGCGCCGGGCTCACCGGCTCTGACTCTGGAGGAGGAGCTGCAGGAAGCGATCCGGAGGGCGCAG TTGCTTCCGAACCGGGGCATCGATGACATCCTGGAGGATCAGGTGGAGCCTGATG ACCCCCTGCCCCCCATTCCCCTGGACTTTCCTGGCTCCTTCGACGTGCTGTCCCCTTCCCCGGACTCTGAAGGCCTCTCgtctgttttctcctcttcacTCCCATCTCCCACGaactcctcctccccttctcccaggGACCCCACGGACTCCCTGGACTGGCTGGAGGCCCTGAGCGGGGGTCCTCCTCTGGGTTCtggtcccccaccccccagcatCTTCTCTGCTGACTTATCTGACTCCAGCAGCAGTCGGCTGTGGGACCTGCTGGAGGATCCGTGGTGA
- the MAMSTR gene encoding MEF2-activating motif and SAP domain-containing transcriptional regulator isoform X3: protein MPPEPRQGSRADPQAEGSALGPPGPPLWKGTDSQQPHPRMKPCVLTPCPPGVPSPSPPPHKLELQTLKLEELTVKPSAASHRPPLPRAVDTPGTAPAPTTTSAPAAAPALNPSSAPGSPALTLEEELQEAIRRAQLLPNRGIDDILEDQVEPDDPLPPIPLDFPGSFDVLSPSPDSEGLSSVFSSSLPSPTNSSSPSPRDPTDSLDWLEALSGGPPLGSGPPPPSIFSADLSDSSSSRLWDLLEDPW from the exons ATGCCCCCAGAGCCGAGACAGGGATCCAGGGCGGACCCCCAAGCCGAGGGGTCCGCCCTGGGTCCTCCCGGGCCACCTCTGTGGAAAGGGACAGACTCGCAGCAGCCACATCCTAG GATGAAGCCCTGTGTTCTCACTCCCTGCCCACCAGGAGTCCCTAGCCCCTCGCCCCCTCCACACAAGTTGGAACTTCAGACCCTTAAACTGGAGGAGCTGACG GTCAAGCCCAGCGCAGCATCTCACAGGCCACCTCTTCCACGTGCCGTGGATACCCCGGGGACGGCGCCGGCTCCAACTACCACTTCGGCTCCTGCTGCAGCTCCAGCCCTGAACCCTTCCTCAGCGCCGGGCTCACCGGCTCTGACTCTGGAGGAGGAGCTGCAGGAAGCGATCCGGAGGGCGCAG TTGCTTCCGAACCGGGGCATCGATGACATCCTGGAGGATCAGGTGGAGCCTGATG ACCCCCTGCCCCCCATTCCCCTGGACTTTCCTGGCTCCTTCGACGTGCTGTCCCCTTCCCCGGACTCTGAAGGCCTCTCgtctgttttctcctcttcacTCCCATCTCCCACGaactcctcctccccttctcccaggGACCCCACGGACTCCCTGGACTGGCTGGAGGCCCTGAGCGGGGGTCCTCCTCTGGGTTCtggtcccccaccccccagcatCTTCTCTGCTGACTTATCTGACTCCAGCAGCAGTCGGCTGTGGGACCTGCTGGAGGATCCGTGGTGA